A region of Arabidopsis thaliana chromosome 5, partial sequence DNA encodes the following proteins:
- the BGLU2 gene encoding beta glucosidase 2 (beta glucosidase 2 (BGLU2); FUNCTIONS IN: cation binding, hydrolase activity, hydrolyzing O-glycosyl compounds, catalytic activity; INVOLVED IN: carbohydrate metabolic process; LOCATED IN: cellular_component unknown; CONTAINS InterPro DOMAIN/s: Glycoside hydrolase, family 1 (InterPro:IPR001360), Glycoside hydrolase, catalytic core (InterPro:IPR017853), Glycoside hydrolase, subgroup, catalytic core (InterPro:IPR013781); BEST Arabidopsis thaliana protein match is: beta glucosidase 2 (TAIR:AT4G22100.1); Has 30201 Blast hits to 17322 proteins in 780 species: Archae - 12; Bacteria - 1396; Metazoa - 17338; Fungi - 3422; Plants - 5037; Viruses - 0; Other Eukaryotes - 2996 (source: NCBI BLink).) → MLHCITTIFLSISRMTMEDGPIAESYFTAYADVCFREFGNHVKFWTTINEANVFTIGGYNDGTSPPGRCSNCSSGNSSTETYIVGHNLLLAHASVSRLYQQKYKDKQGGSVGFSLYAFEFIPQTSSSKDDEIAIQRAKDFFYGWILGPLTFGDYPDEMKRAVGSRLPIFSKEESEQVKGSSDFIGIMHYFPALVENIKLKPSLSRNTDFYSDMGVSLTYLGNFSGFGYDVFPWAMESVLEYIKQTYGNPPVYILENGTPMKPDLELQQKDTRRIEYLQAYIGAVLKAVRNGSDTRGYFV, encoded by the exons ATGTTACATTGCATCACTACGATCTTCCTCAGTATCTCGAGGATGACTATGGAGGATGGACCAATCGCAGAATCAT ACTTTACTGCTTATGCAGATGTTTGCTTTAGAGAGTTTGGGAACCATGTCAAATTCTGGACCACTATCAACGAGGCTAATGTATTCACTATCGGAGGTTACAACGATGGGACTTCACCGCCTGGTCGTTGTTCTAACTGCTCGTCAGGGAACTCTTCCACTGAAACATACATTGTAGGCCATAACTTGCTTCTTGCACACGCCTCTGTTTCCAGACTATATCAGCAAAAGTACAAG GATAAGCAAGGAGGTTCTGTAGGGTTTAGCTTATATGCATTTGAGTTTATTCCTCAGACAAGCTCTTCTAAGGATGATGAAATTGCAATCCAAAGAGCCAAAGACTTCTTCTACGGCTG GATACTTGGGCCTCTTACATTTGGAGACTATCCTGATGAAATGAAAAGAGCTGTGGGATCAAGACTGCCAATTTTCTCAAAGGAAGAATCAGAACAAGTTAAAGGCTCCTCTGACTTCATAGGAATCATGCACTATTTTCCGGCTTTGGTGGAAAACATTAAACTTAAACCGTCTCTTTCAAGAAACACGGATTTCTACTCAGACATGGGTGTATCTTTGACTT ACCTTGGCAATTTTTCAGGTTTCGGG TATGATGTTTTTCCATGGGCTATGGAAAGTGTCCTGGAATATATAAAGCAGACCTATGGCAATCCTCCTGTCTACATTCTTGAGAATG GTACACCGATGAAGCCAGATTTGGAGCTGCAACAGAAGGACACACGTAGGATTGAGTACTTACAAGCTTACATTGGTGCTGTACTCAAAGCCGTTAG GAATGGATCAGACACGAGAGGCTACTTCGTATGA